One Agrobacterium vaccinii DNA window includes the following coding sequences:
- a CDS encoding glutamine synthetase beta-grasp domain-containing protein produces the protein MTKFKLEYIWLDGYKPVANLRGKTQIKEFDEFPTLEQLPLWGFDGSSTMQAEGHSSDCVLKPVAIYPDPARTNGALVMCEVMMPDGVTPHASNSRATILDDEGAWFGFEQEYFFYEDGRPLGFPEQGYPAPQGPYYTGVGYKNVGSIAREIVEEHLDLCLEAGINHEGINAEVAKGQWEFQVFGKGSKSAADQIWIARYLLLRLCEKYGIDVEFHCKPLGDTDWNGSGMHCNFSTKFMREVGGKEYFEALMGAFEKNWKEHIDVYGPDNHLRLTGKHETAPWNKFSYGIADRGASIRVPHSFVNNGYKGYLEDRRPNSQGCPYQIASVVLKTIAEVPLAKSAAA, from the coding sequence ATGACTAAGTTCAAACTCGAGTATATCTGGCTCGATGGTTACAAGCCGGTAGCAAACCTGCGTGGCAAGACGCAGATCAAGGAATTCGACGAATTCCCGACACTCGAGCAGCTTCCGCTCTGGGGCTTTGATGGCTCCTCCACGATGCAGGCTGAAGGCCACAGCTCGGATTGTGTTCTGAAGCCCGTCGCCATCTATCCAGACCCAGCCCGCACCAACGGCGCACTCGTGATGTGCGAAGTCATGATGCCGGATGGCGTTACACCGCACGCTTCCAACAGCCGCGCAACCATCCTCGACGACGAAGGCGCATGGTTCGGCTTCGAACAGGAATACTTCTTCTACGAAGACGGTCGTCCGCTCGGCTTCCCTGAGCAGGGTTACCCAGCTCCACAGGGTCCATATTACACAGGCGTCGGCTACAAGAACGTCGGCTCCATCGCTCGTGAAATCGTTGAAGAGCATCTCGACCTCTGCCTCGAAGCAGGCATCAACCACGAAGGCATCAACGCCGAAGTGGCCAAGGGTCAGTGGGAATTCCAGGTATTCGGCAAGGGCTCCAAGAGCGCGGCCGACCAGATCTGGATCGCTCGCTACCTGCTTCTTCGCCTGTGCGAAAAGTACGGCATCGACGTCGAATTCCACTGCAAGCCACTCGGCGATACCGACTGGAACGGCTCTGGCATGCACTGCAACTTCTCCACCAAGTTCATGCGCGAAGTTGGCGGCAAGGAATATTTCGAAGCCCTCATGGGTGCCTTCGAAAAGAACTGGAAAGAGCACATCGACGTTTACGGCCCGGACAACCATCTGCGCCTGACCGGCAAGCACGAAACAGCGCCATGGAACAAGTTCTCCTACGGCATTGCTGACCGTGGCGCATCGATCCGCGTTCCGCACTCCTTCGTCAACAACGGCTACAAGGGCTACCTTGAAGACCGTCGTCCGAACTCTCAGGGCTGCCCATACCAGATCGCTTCCGTCGTTTTGAAGACGATCGCAGAAGTGCCGCTCGCAAAGTCGGCTGCTGCCTAA
- a CDS encoding DUF2735 domain-containing protein has product MRSDPNMQSATIYQFPVGGRAGFKGFRHEPVAQVKSVTSPTTYVDFDSWYHQDAISEKPDLDKPHN; this is encoded by the coding sequence ATGAGAAGCGACCCCAACATGCAAAGCGCAACGATTTACCAGTTCCCTGTCGGTGGGCGGGCAGGGTTCAAGGGTTTTCGCCATGAACCTGTTGCGCAGGTAAAGTCTGTGACATCGCCAACCACCTATGTGGATTTCGACAGCTGGTACCATCAGGACGCCATTTCGGAAAAGCCCGATCTGGACAAGCCGCACAACTGA
- a CDS encoding response regulator — MSVPSAALAKDIVLLVDDSPDALGFLTDALEQSGFSVLIATSGQAALNIAERITPDIILLDAVMPSMNGFETCTRLKSNAAVTQVPVIFMTGLTETEHVVRALEAGGVDYLTKPINIDELRARIRVHLSNARSAQSARVALDAAGRHLLAVRANGAIHWSTPQATRLVNAATGRDDGMDIVSRHIAEWLETRGNDALRETPLTIEQPDRATLQLTFLGAMGPDEHLFRLTAANDKSADALLRQHFTLTVRESEVLLWIAKGKSNRDIGDILGLSARTVNKHLEQIYVKLGVENRASAAVKAAHILHDT; from the coding sequence ATGAGCGTACCGTCTGCCGCGCTAGCCAAGGATATCGTTCTGCTGGTGGATGACAGCCCAGATGCGCTGGGCTTCCTCACCGATGCGCTGGAACAGTCAGGCTTCTCCGTGCTGATCGCCACATCGGGCCAAGCCGCTCTCAACATCGCCGAACGCATTACCCCCGATATCATTCTGCTGGACGCCGTCATGCCATCAATGAATGGGTTCGAGACCTGCACGCGGCTGAAATCCAACGCCGCTGTGACGCAGGTCCCGGTCATCTTCATGACCGGGCTGACCGAAACGGAGCATGTGGTGCGGGCACTTGAGGCTGGTGGCGTAGACTACCTGACCAAGCCGATCAACATCGATGAGTTGCGCGCTCGTATTCGTGTTCACCTCTCCAACGCCCGTTCCGCCCAAAGCGCGCGGGTTGCGCTGGATGCTGCGGGCCGCCATCTGCTGGCCGTGCGCGCAAACGGCGCCATCCACTGGTCGACACCGCAGGCCACGCGGCTGGTCAATGCTGCAACGGGCCGCGACGACGGAATGGACATCGTGTCACGCCATATCGCTGAATGGCTGGAAACGAGAGGCAATGACGCCCTTCGCGAGACACCGCTCACCATAGAGCAGCCCGACCGCGCCACGCTGCAACTCACATTTCTGGGCGCGATGGGACCGGACGAACACCTGTTTCGCCTGACCGCAGCCAACGACAAATCCGCCGATGCGCTGCTGCGCCAGCATTTCACGCTGACCGTCAGGGAATCGGAAGTGTTGCTGTGGATTGCCAAAGGCAAATCCAACCGCGATATCGGTGACATACTGGGCCTTTCAGCCCGCACCGTGAACAAGCATCTGGAACAGATCTACGTCAAGCTGGGCGTTGAAAACCGCGCGTCAGCCGCGGTAAAGGCCGCACATATTCTGCATGATACATAG
- the urtC gene encoding urea ABC transporter permease subunit UrtC, whose product MITGFLLRALDRRISIAIGIILAIALLVPASNLLLPADSAFRIPTYIMSMLGKYLSYAILALALDLVWGYCGILSLGHAAFFALGGYAMGMYLMRQIGTRGTYGHPILPDFMVFLNWKELPWFWHGFDMFWFAMLMVLVVPGVLAFVFGWFAFRSRVNGVYLSIITQAMTYALLLAFFRNDMGFGGNNGLTDFKDILGFSVQADGTRAVLFAMTAIMLALCLLIASGIVNSKFGKVLVGVRDSESRVRFLGFRVENIKLFTFVVSAMMAGIAGALFVPQVGIINPGEFAPANSIEVVVWTAVGGRGTLIGPILGAILVNGGKSYFTGAFPEFWLFALGGLFIAVTLFFPKGIVGTIQHYWVGRREKSAASAAEASRNVGKDDGPKPAQQAAE is encoded by the coding sequence ATGATTACCGGCTTCCTCCTGCGCGCACTCGACCGCCGCATCTCCATTGCCATCGGCATCATTCTGGCGATTGCGCTGCTTGTGCCTGCGTCCAACCTGCTGCTTCCCGCAGACAGTGCGTTCCGCATTCCGACCTATATCATGTCGATGCTGGGCAAGTATCTGTCCTATGCCATTCTGGCGCTGGCGCTCGATCTTGTCTGGGGTTACTGCGGCATTCTCTCGCTGGGGCACGCAGCGTTCTTCGCACTCGGCGGTTATGCCATGGGCATGTATCTGATGCGCCAGATCGGCACGCGCGGCACCTATGGTCATCCCATTCTGCCCGACTTCATGGTGTTCCTGAACTGGAAGGAACTGCCATGGTTCTGGCATGGCTTCGACATGTTCTGGTTTGCCATGCTGATGGTGCTGGTCGTGCCGGGCGTGCTCGCCTTTGTCTTCGGCTGGTTTGCTTTCCGCTCCCGCGTCAACGGCGTCTATCTTTCTATTATCACGCAAGCGATGACCTATGCGCTGCTGCTCGCCTTCTTCCGCAACGATATGGGCTTCGGCGGCAATAACGGCCTGACGGACTTCAAGGACATCCTCGGCTTTTCCGTTCAGGCCGATGGTACCCGTGCCGTGCTGTTTGCCATGACGGCGATCATGCTGGCCCTTTGCCTGCTGATCGCCTCCGGCATCGTCAATTCCAAGTTCGGCAAAGTGCTCGTGGGTGTGCGTGATTCCGAAAGCCGTGTGCGGTTTCTCGGTTTCCGGGTGGAGAATATCAAGCTCTTCACCTTCGTCGTGTCTGCCATGATGGCGGGTATTGCGGGTGCGCTTTTCGTGCCGCAGGTGGGCATCATCAACCCCGGCGAATTTGCGCCTGCCAACTCCATCGAGGTTGTCGTGTGGACGGCTGTCGGCGGGCGCGGCACGCTGATCGGACCGATCCTGGGCGCAATCCTGGTCAACGGTGGCAAGAGCTACTTCACCGGCGCATTCCCTGAATTCTGGCTGTTTGCGCTGGGCGGGCTGTTCATCGCCGTCACGCTGTTTTTCCCCAAGGGCATCGTTGGGACCATCCAGCATTATTGGGTGGGCCGCCGTGAAAAGAGCGCCGCCTCGGCGGCGGAGGCGAGCAGGAATGTCGGCAAAGACGACGGGCCTAAACCGGCACAGCAGGCAGCGGAGTAG
- the urtA gene encoding urea ABC transporter substrate-binding protein: MTFKTMLTGALLGAIMSTTAFHGAFAADDTIKIGVLHSLSGTMAISETTLKDAMLMLIDEQNKKGGVLGKKLEAVVVDPASDWPLFAEKARQLISQDKVAAVFGCWTSSSRKSVLPVFEELNSILFYPVQYEGEESSRNIFYTGAAPNQQAIPAVDYLANTEGVERWVLAGTDYVYPQTTNKILKAYLESKGVKPEDIMVNYTPFGHSDWQTIVSDIKKFGSAGKKTAVVSTINGDANVPFYKELANQGVKAEDIPVVAFSVGEEELAGLDTGPLVGHLAAWNYFQSVDSPANAEFIKEWHAFTKNDKRVTNDPMEAAYIGFNAWVKAVEAAGTTETDKVLDSIIGVSVPNLSGGYSTVMPNHHITKPVLIGEIQADGQFQVVQETPQVVGDEWSDYLPDSKDLISDWRKPMSCGNFNVATGKCGGKGS, translated from the coding sequence ATGACTTTCAAGACAATGCTGACCGGCGCCTTGCTCGGCGCCATTATGTCCACCACCGCCTTCCACGGTGCATTCGCCGCTGACGACACGATCAAGATCGGCGTGCTGCACTCCTTGTCCGGCACCATGGCCATTTCCGAAACCACCCTTAAAGATGCGATGTTGATGCTCATCGACGAGCAGAACAAGAAGGGTGGCGTTCTCGGCAAGAAGCTCGAAGCCGTTGTGGTCGATCCCGCATCCGACTGGCCACTCTTTGCTGAAAAAGCCCGTCAGTTGATCAGCCAGGATAAGGTCGCTGCCGTTTTCGGTTGCTGGACGTCGTCCTCGCGCAAATCCGTTCTGCCGGTGTTCGAAGAGCTGAACTCCATCCTATTCTATCCCGTGCAGTATGAGGGCGAAGAATCCTCCCGCAACATTTTCTACACCGGTGCCGCGCCGAACCAGCAGGCCATTCCCGCAGTGGATTATCTGGCCAACACCGAAGGCGTCGAGCGCTGGGTTCTGGCGGGTACGGACTATGTCTACCCACAAACAACCAACAAAATTCTCAAGGCCTATCTGGAATCCAAGGGCGTGAAGCCTGAGGACATCATGGTCAACTACACGCCATTTGGCCATTCGGACTGGCAGACCATCGTCTCCGATATCAAGAAATTCGGCTCGGCTGGCAAGAAGACGGCCGTCGTTTCCACCATCAATGGTGACGCCAACGTTCCCTTCTACAAGGAACTGGCAAACCAGGGCGTGAAGGCCGAAGATATTCCAGTCGTGGCCTTCTCTGTTGGTGAAGAAGAGCTTGCCGGTCTCGATACGGGCCCGCTGGTTGGCCACCTTGCTGCCTGGAACTACTTCCAGTCCGTCGATAGCCCTGCCAATGCCGAGTTCATCAAGGAATGGCACGCTTTTACAAAGAACGACAAGCGCGTGACCAACGACCCGATGGAAGCCGCCTATATCGGTTTTAACGCGTGGGTGAAGGCCGTTGAAGCCGCTGGCACGACGGAAACCGACAAGGTTCTCGACAGCATCATCGGTGTCTCCGTGCCGAACCTCTCGGGCGGCTACTCCACCGTCATGCCGAACCACCACATCACCAAGCCGGTGCTGATCGGTGAAATACAGGCGGATGGCCAGTTCCAGGTCGTTCAGGAAACGCCACAGGTTGTTGGTGACGAATGGTCGGACTACCTGCCTGACTCGAAAGACCTGATCTCCGATTGGCGCAAGCCAATGTCCTGCGGCAACTTCAACGTTGCGACGGGCAAGTGCGGCGGCAAGGGTAGCTGA
- the urtB gene encoding urea ABC transporter permease subunit UrtB — protein sequence MFRRLFVTISLLLSIVFSAFAQQSDPKPLIDSLGTADFKQAEALIGQIAATGDPRVVPPLNAFAEGELYVRKADNLVFMTKPAGANFTLIDPLNGDSVGEAPKAAVAKIKVNNNLRRVIRAALGGLTLLSPEKSVRLSAADAVLKAPSAENLQLLEAALAKETDAQVRTRMEEARAVSVLASDRSVEEKRAAIQTIANIGGRGVIGILQSASPSLDPMLREDVMSAIIKIESTLALWDAAQNIWYGLSLGSVLLLAAIGLAITFGVMGIINMAHGEMVMIGAYSTFMVQEVIRSNYPALFDWSLTIALPVAFLVTGAVGLVMERGVIRFLYGRPLETLLATWGISLMLQQGVRSIFGPTNREVGNPSWMSGSFSVGYLNFTWNRVWIVCFSLSVFFALLLLLKRSAFGLQMRAVTQNRRMASSMGIRTPWVDAFTFALGSGVAGLAGVALSQIDNVSPNLGQSYIIDSFMVVVFGGVGNLWGTFVGALTLGVLNKFLEPTVGAVLGKILVLVLIILFIQKRPRGLFALKGRAIEA from the coding sequence ATGTTTCGTCGTTTGTTCGTCACCATTAGCTTGCTGCTCAGCATCGTTTTTTCTGCCTTCGCTCAGCAAAGCGACCCAAAACCCCTCATCGACTCCCTCGGCACTGCCGATTTCAAGCAGGCCGAAGCGCTGATCGGGCAGATCGCGGCGACCGGAGACCCACGCGTGGTCCCGCCGCTGAATGCCTTTGCAGAGGGCGAGCTTTACGTTCGCAAAGCTGACAACCTCGTTTTCATGACCAAACCCGCCGGTGCCAATTTTACGCTCATCGATCCGCTGAACGGCGACAGTGTTGGTGAAGCGCCGAAGGCGGCGGTTGCCAAGATCAAGGTCAATAACAATCTTCGCCGCGTCATTCGCGCAGCCCTCGGCGGTCTGACGTTGCTTAGCCCGGAAAAGTCCGTCCGCCTTTCCGCAGCAGATGCGGTGCTGAAGGCGCCGAGCGCGGAAAACCTGCAATTGCTGGAAGCAGCACTTGCCAAGGAAACGGATGCGCAGGTGCGGACCCGCATGGAAGAGGCACGTGCGGTTTCGGTGCTGGCGTCCGACCGTTCCGTTGAGGAAAAACGCGCGGCGATCCAAACGATCGCGAATATCGGCGGTCGCGGTGTCATCGGCATTCTTCAATCTGCGTCTCCGTCGCTCGACCCGATGCTGCGCGAAGATGTGATGTCTGCGATCATCAAAATCGAAAGCACGCTGGCGCTTTGGGATGCCGCGCAGAACATCTGGTACGGCCTGTCGCTCGGCTCTGTTCTGTTGCTGGCGGCCATCGGCCTTGCCATTACCTTCGGCGTGATGGGCATCATCAACATGGCGCATGGCGAAATGGTGATGATCGGCGCTTACTCCACCTTCATGGTGCAAGAGGTGATCCGCAGCAACTATCCCGCTTTGTTCGATTGGTCGCTGACGATTGCGCTGCCGGTGGCTTTCCTCGTTACCGGTGCTGTGGGTTTGGTCATGGAGCGCGGGGTGATCCGTTTTCTCTATGGTCGTCCGCTGGAAACATTGCTGGCGACATGGGGCATTTCGCTGATGTTGCAGCAGGGCGTGCGTTCCATTTTCGGCCCGACCAATCGTGAGGTCGGCAATCCCAGCTGGATGTCCGGTTCCTTCAGCGTCGGCTATCTCAACTTCACCTGGAACCGCGTCTGGATCGTCTGCTTCTCGCTGTCGGTGTTCTTCGCCCTTCTGCTTCTCTTGAAGCGCTCCGCCTTCGGCCTGCAAATGCGGGCCGTGACACAGAACCGCCGCATGGCGTCATCCATGGGTATCAGGACGCCTTGGGTTGATGCCTTCACCTTTGCACTGGGTTCTGGCGTTGCCGGGCTGGCCGGTGTTGCGCTGAGCCAGATCGATAACGTCTCCCCAAATCTCGGCCAGTCCTACATCATCGACAGTTTCATGGTCGTGGTGTTCGGCGGGGTCGGTAATCTCTGGGGCACCTTCGTCGGTGCGCTGACGCTGGGTGTTCTCAACAAATTTCTTGAACCCACCGTCGGTGCGGTTCTCGGCAAAATCCTCGTTCTCGTTCTCATCATCCTGTTCATCCAGAAGCGGCCTCGCGGGCTCTTCGCACTCAAGGGAAGGGCCATAGAAGCATGA
- a CDS encoding AAA family ATPase yields MNIRRETDNLVILSGCSGGGKSTLLSELSRRGHATIEEPGRRIVKQETDSQGSALPWVDMEAFARRAVATSLGDHEQAPDTGWVFFDRGLIDAASALHAVCADGLLYELKNSHRYNPLVFLTPPWPEIYVSDGERQHDLTAAIEEYERLVRDYADLGYETIVLAKMSVAERADFVLSRLGGPNGSR; encoded by the coding sequence ATGAATATTAGACGCGAGACAGATAATCTGGTCATCCTTTCGGGCTGCTCCGGCGGCGGCAAATCGACCCTGCTATCAGAGCTTTCCAGACGCGGTCATGCAACCATAGAGGAGCCCGGTCGCCGCATCGTAAAGCAGGAAACAGACAGCCAAGGGTCGGCTCTTCCGTGGGTTGATATGGAAGCATTCGCCCGCCGCGCCGTCGCAACGTCCCTTGGGGATCACGAGCAAGCACCTGACACAGGCTGGGTATTTTTTGATCGGGGCCTGATCGACGCAGCCTCGGCTCTTCACGCCGTCTGTGCGGATGGGCTGCTTTACGAACTGAAGAACAGTCACCGCTACAATCCCCTCGTTTTCCTGACGCCGCCATGGCCCGAAATCTACGTTTCCGATGGCGAACGGCAACACGATCTTACAGCGGCGATCGAAGAGTATGAGCGCCTGGTTCGCGACTATGCCGATCTTGGTTATGAAACGATCGTCCTTGCGAAAATGAGCGTGGCTGAGCGCGCCGATTTCGTTTTGAGCCGTCTGGGTGGACCTAACGGTTCTCGATAA
- a CDS encoding ATP-binding protein, with the protein MAARQRIIPVRREYNRWVANQTLEDYALRFTAKSARQFSSSRISHTAIGAISFLALEAIGGAITLSYGTTNAFFAILVAATVMLAVGIPISRYAIRYGVDIDLLTRGASFGYIGSTITSLIYAAFTFMLFAIEASIMSGALELALGIPLWIGYIISAIMVIPLVTHGVRLISRFQIITQPFWIVLNVLPFIFIAFLDWEKFDLWRAFAGIHHASGPPGTVADFNLVEFGAASAVILALMSQIGEQVDFLRFLPADGKLKLRHRFAVFLAGAGWVLVGVPKLLAGSFLVVLTFSSGVSVDRAADPSQMYLTAFGYMIPNQNAALLLMVAFVVVSQLKINVMNAYAGSLAWSNFFSRLTHSHPGRVVWLVFNVLIALLLMELGIYRLLEETLGIFSIVAMAWLCTISADLFINKPLGLAPPGIEFKRAHLYDINPVGVGTMALSATVALTAHFGTFGALAASLAPYLTLIVAFTASPLIAWGTKGKFYLARKPRQKWKEASGITCSICEHDFEPEDMAWCPAYAAPICSLCCSLDSRCHDMCKPKAKLNYQVATVARTFLPNDLVARLSSRLGRYAMSAALAIAVLGGTLALIAHQVGTASPATVDVVNRTILAVFFVFAVIAGIVCWFLVLAHDSRVVAEEESSRQNTLLLKEIAAHKKTDAALQNAKDTAEAANRAKSRYVVGLSHELRTPLNAVLGYAQILERDETIPQPRQSAIKVIRRSADHLSGLIDGLLDISKIEAGRLQVYSNEINIKDFLDQIIDLFQPQAQAKGLDLKHERSRALPQYVRTDEKRLRQILVNLLSNAIKFTDAGTVSFDVTYRSQVATFTISDTGRGIAEKDLSRIYEPFQRGEAESIRPMPGLGLGLTITQLLTNTLGGEISVVSEKDKGSTFKVRLMLSAVDRPNTAPAAEKTIVSYSGPRRTIVIVDDNEDHRELMREVLGPLDFVVLTAQSGPECLTLIEGVKPDLFLIDISMPGMSGWQLVSRLREAGQSAPLIMLSANIGDGSVAGAGEDNHNDAIAKPVDIRRLCDKLAVHLGLTWVYETDAPAKPAKADITTPGPQHIKDLQQLGEIGYIRGIEAKLADLARTSENLAFTEELTTYVQSFDMAGYAAFLRRFENPEPRERQP; encoded by the coding sequence ATGGCCGCAAGGCAACGCATCATCCCCGTCAGGCGCGAATATAATCGTTGGGTCGCCAACCAGACGCTGGAAGATTACGCGCTGCGCTTTACCGCCAAAAGCGCCCGGCAGTTTTCCTCAAGCCGCATTTCCCACACCGCTATCGGCGCGATTTCGTTTCTGGCACTGGAAGCCATCGGCGGCGCGATTACTCTTTCCTACGGCACGACGAACGCGTTTTTCGCCATCCTCGTCGCCGCAACCGTCATGCTCGCCGTCGGCATTCCCATCAGCCGCTACGCCATCCGCTACGGTGTGGACATCGACCTTTTGACGCGTGGCGCCAGCTTCGGCTATATCGGCTCCACCATCACATCGCTCATCTATGCCGCCTTCACCTTCATGCTGTTTGCTATCGAAGCATCCATCATGTCGGGTGCTCTGGAACTGGCGCTCGGCATACCCCTGTGGATCGGCTACATTATCTCGGCCATCATGGTCATTCCGCTGGTCACCCATGGTGTGCGGCTCATCAGCCGGTTCCAGATCATCACCCAGCCCTTCTGGATCGTCCTCAACGTCCTGCCCTTTATCTTCATCGCCTTTCTGGATTGGGAAAAATTCGATCTGTGGCGCGCCTTCGCAGGCATTCACCACGCCTCCGGCCCGCCCGGCACCGTTGCGGATTTCAATCTCGTTGAGTTCGGAGCCGCCTCTGCCGTCATTCTGGCGCTGATGTCGCAGATTGGCGAGCAGGTGGATTTCCTTCGCTTCCTGCCAGCCGATGGCAAGCTGAAGCTGCGGCATCGCTTTGCCGTATTTCTCGCCGGCGCCGGTTGGGTGCTGGTGGGCGTGCCGAAACTGCTGGCGGGCTCTTTCCTCGTGGTGCTGACCTTCAGCTCCGGCGTATCGGTGGACCGCGCCGCCGATCCCTCACAAATGTACCTGACCGCCTTCGGCTACATGATCCCGAACCAGAATGCCGCGCTGCTGCTGATGGTGGCTTTCGTGGTCGTTTCGCAGTTGAAGATCAACGTCATGAACGCCTATGCGGGGTCGCTGGCGTGGTCCAATTTCTTCTCGCGCCTAACACACAGCCACCCGGGCCGTGTCGTCTGGCTGGTGTTCAACGTGCTGATCGCATTGCTGCTGATGGAACTGGGCATCTACCGGCTTTTGGAAGAAACGCTCGGCATCTTCTCCATCGTCGCCATGGCGTGGCTGTGCACCATCTCAGCCGATCTTTTCATCAACAAACCGCTTGGCCTTGCGCCGCCCGGCATCGAGTTCAAGCGCGCGCATCTTTACGACATCAACCCCGTTGGCGTCGGCACCATGGCGCTGTCGGCCACGGTTGCGCTGACTGCCCATTTCGGCACCTTCGGTGCGCTGGCCGCATCGCTTGCGCCTTACCTCACCCTCATCGTCGCCTTCACGGCATCGCCGCTCATCGCCTGGGGCACGAAGGGCAAATTCTACCTTGCGCGCAAACCGCGCCAGAAATGGAAGGAAGCCAGCGGCATCACCTGTTCCATTTGCGAGCATGATTTCGAACCAGAAGACATGGCCTGGTGCCCGGCCTATGCCGCGCCCATCTGCTCGCTCTGCTGTTCGCTGGACAGCCGCTGCCACGATATGTGCAAGCCAAAGGCCAAGCTCAACTATCAGGTGGCAACAGTCGCCCGCACCTTCCTGCCAAATGATCTGGTCGCCCGGCTCTCTAGCCGGTTGGGCAGATATGCCATGTCGGCGGCGCTCGCCATCGCCGTCCTCGGCGGCACCCTCGCGCTCATCGCCCATCAGGTCGGCACCGCCTCCCCTGCCACCGTCGATGTGGTCAACCGCACTATCCTTGCCGTCTTCTTCGTCTTTGCCGTCATCGCTGGAATCGTCTGCTGGTTTCTGGTGCTGGCGCATGACAGCCGTGTCGTGGCGGAAGAAGAATCCTCTCGCCAGAACACGCTGCTGTTAAAGGAAATCGCCGCGCACAAGAAGACCGATGCGGCACTTCAAAACGCCAAGGACACAGCGGAGGCGGCAAACCGGGCGAAGAGCCGCTATGTCGTGGGCTTAAGCCACGAATTGCGCACGCCGCTGAATGCCGTTCTTGGGTATGCGCAAATCTTAGAGCGCGACGAAACCATTCCCCAGCCGCGCCAGTCCGCCATCAAGGTTATCAGGCGCTCTGCAGACCACCTCTCCGGGCTGATTGACGGTCTCTTGGATATTTCCAAGATCGAGGCAGGCCGTTTGCAGGTCTACTCCAACGAAATCAATATCAAGGACTTTCTGGACCAGATCATCGATCTGTTCCAGCCGCAGGCGCAGGCCAAGGGGCTGGACCTGAAACATGAACGCAGCAGGGCCCTGCCGCAATATGTTCGTACCGATGAGAAACGCCTGCGCCAGATCCTCGTCAACCTGCTGTCCAACGCCATCAAGTTTACCGACGCAGGCACCGTCAGTTTCGATGTCACCTATCGCAGTCAGGTCGCAACCTTCACCATTTCCGATACCGGGCGCGGCATTGCCGAAAAGGATTTGAGCCGCATCTATGAGCCCTTCCAGCGCGGTGAGGCAGAGAGTATTCGCCCCATGCCGGGCCTCGGCCTTGGCCTCACCATCACACAACTGCTGACCAATACGCTTGGCGGGGAAATCTCTGTTGTCAGCGAAAAGGACAAGGGTTCGACCTTCAAGGTCCGGCTGATGCTCTCGGCAGTAGACCGCCCCAACACGGCACCGGCGGCGGAAAAGACGATCGTCTCCTATTCCGGCCCACGCCGCACCATCGTCATCGTGGACGACAATGAAGACCATCGCGAATTGATGCGCGAAGTGCTGGGTCCGCTCGATTTCGTGGTGCTGACGGCGCAAAGCGGCCCGGAATGCCTAACACTGATCGAAGGCGTGAAGCCCGATCTCTTCCTGATCGACATCTCCATGCCCGGCATGAGCGGCTGGCAACTGGTATCTCGCCTGCGTGAGGCGGGCCAATCGGCACCCCTCATCATGCTGTCAGCCAATATCGGCGATGGCTCTGTCGCCGGTGCGGGCGAAGACAATCACAACGATGCGATCGCAAAACCCGTCGATATTCGCCGTCTATGCGACAAGCTCGCGGTTCATTTGGGCCTCACCTGGGTTTACGAAACCGATGCCCCTGCTAAGCCAGCAAAAGCCGACATCACCACGCCGGGGCCGCAGCACATCAAGGATTTGCAGCAGCTGGGCGAAATCGGCTACATCAGAGGCATAGAGGCAAAGCTTGCCGATCTCGCCCGCACATCGGAAAATCTGGCCTTCACCGAAGAACTAACAACCTATGTCCAGTCCTTCGACATGGCGGGCTATGCCGCCTTTCTCCGCCGTTTTGAAAACCCAGAACCCAGGGAGCGTCAGCCATGA